The Solibacillus sp. FSL R7-0682 genome includes a window with the following:
- a CDS encoding DNA helicase, whose translation MTSILTCIVAACVLALLLKFLHLFHFIKWSPVGFTKKLGIEDITAFEKWLIIILIFFVIALLLYYLFVYIPIRPDIASILLGLAVAILVEWIIYRYPLELSSFKKLSIPFIVVIMIMFRFIIESAAYLRNNLVR comes from the coding sequence TTGACTAGTATTTTGACATGTATTGTAGCAGCATGTGTATTAGCTTTATTATTAAAATTTTTACATTTATTTCACTTTATAAAATGGAGTCCAGTTGGATTTACAAAAAAATTAGGGATTGAGGATATTACAGCTTTTGAGAAGTGGTTAATCATTATATTAATTTTCTTTGTTATTGCTCTTTTACTATATTATTTATTTGTTTATATTCCGATTCGACCAGACATCGCAAGTATTCTATTAGGGCTTGCTGTCGCAATATTAGTGGAATGGATCATTTATCGTTATCCGTTGGAATTGAGTTCCTTTAAAAAATTATCGATTCCTTTTATCGTGGTCATCATGATTATGTTTCGCTTTATCATTGAATCTGCCGCATATTTACGAAATAATTTAGTTCGCTAA
- a CDS encoding response regulator transcription factor: MSHILIVEDEVQIARVLQLELGYEGYETTLAHTGTEGLLKFHDEQFDLVLLDMMLPELNGLDVLKRIRKHNETIPVIMLTAKSDIQDKVTGLDYGANDYVTKPFEFDELLARIRVALRFSKKLQPMEQTNVYQFANIQLNEQTREVKRNNTFVELTPREFDLLLHFMKHPKLVQSRDQLLNAVWGFDYYGDTNVVDVYVRYLRQKLDTALHLPTAIHTVRGVGYVLKEPVNEA; this comes from the coding sequence TTGTCACATATATTAATCGTAGAAGATGAAGTACAAATAGCCCGCGTACTGCAGCTCGAGCTTGGCTATGAAGGCTATGAAACGACTCTTGCTCATACTGGTACAGAAGGCTTACTGAAATTTCATGATGAACAATTTGATTTAGTTTTACTGGATATGATGCTTCCTGAGCTCAATGGTCTTGATGTGTTAAAACGAATTCGCAAGCATAATGAGACGATTCCAGTGATCATGCTGACTGCAAAAAGCGATATACAAGATAAAGTGACTGGGTTAGACTATGGGGCAAATGATTATGTGACGAAGCCGTTTGAATTTGATGAGCTATTAGCACGTATTCGTGTGGCATTACGGTTTTCAAAAAAATTGCAACCTATGGAACAAACGAATGTGTATCAATTCGCTAATATTCAACTGAACGAGCAAACCCGTGAAGTAAAGCGGAACAATACCTTTGTCGAACTAACGCCGAGGGAATTCGATTTGTTGCTGCATTTTATGAAGCATCCTAAGCTAGTCCAATCCCGTGATCAATTGTTAAATGCGGTGTGGGGCTTTGATTATTATGGTGATACTAATGTTGTTGACGTATATGTTCGCTATTTGCGCCAAAAACTTGATACTGCACTACATTTACCAACAGCCATCCATACGGTGCGTGGTGTTGGCTATGTTTTGAAGGAGCCAGTGAATGAAGCTTAG
- the aroQ gene encoding type II 3-dehydroquinate dehydratase encodes MVREKGKFVEKYLLLNGPNLNRLGIREPEKYGYETLEDILNKCQKVASEYGAEVELLQSNHEGQLIDWIHEAHDRGIAGVVFNPGAYTHTSIALRDAVASVNAKLPFIEVHITNIHNREEFRHQSMIVANCIGQITGLGTIGYELALRKFLENR; translated from the coding sequence ATGGTAAGAGAGAAGGGAAAGTTTGTGGAAAAATATTTACTATTAAATGGCCCAAATTTAAACCGCCTTGGTATTCGTGAGCCTGAAAAATATGGCTACGAAACTTTAGAAGATATTTTAAATAAATGCCAAAAGGTTGCATCAGAATATGGAGCAGAAGTAGAATTATTACAATCAAATCACGAGGGGCAATTAATTGATTGGATTCATGAAGCGCATGATCGAGGGATTGCTGGCGTAGTATTTAATCCGGGTGCATACACGCATACAAGTATTGCATTACGTGATGCTGTAGCCTCAGTTAATGCAAAATTACCATTTATTGAAGTACATATTACAAATATCCATAATCGGGAAGAATTCCGCCATCAATCAATGATTGTTGCCAACTGTATTGGGCAAATAACAGGCTTAGGAACAATTGGTTACGAGTTGGCATTACGTAAGTTTTTAGAAAATCGATAA
- a CDS encoding sigma-70 family RNA polymerase sigma factor, with the protein MTTHEEEHLQQVMQQYGDEILRLCYTYVHSWQTAEDLTQETFLKFYRASGKFRGESTVKTYLFRIAINVCKDYLSSWKYQKIQLSNTLTTFLKSKDNLEQIIVEKSEQQLLVEKIEQLPLKYKDVLMLYYYAELPIAEVAETLDLPVNTVKTRLRRARVQLKLKIEEGEDFSEFA; encoded by the coding sequence GTGACTACGCATGAGGAGGAGCATTTACAGCAAGTGATGCAGCAATACGGCGATGAAATTTTACGCTTATGTTATACATATGTACATAGCTGGCAAACAGCGGAGGATTTAACACAGGAAACATTTTTAAAGTTTTATAGGGCTTCTGGGAAATTTCGTGGGGAGTCCACAGTAAAAACCTATCTTTTTCGAATCGCGATAAATGTTTGTAAAGACTATTTAAGCAGCTGGAAATATCAAAAAATCCAGCTTTCGAATACATTGACAACCTTCTTAAAAAGTAAAGACAACTTGGAGCAAATCATTGTTGAAAAATCGGAGCAACAGCTGCTTGTAGAAAAAATTGAGCAGCTACCATTGAAATATAAGGATGTGCTCATGCTTTATTATTATGCGGAGCTACCGATTGCAGAGGTTGCAGAGACATTGGATTTACCAGTCAACACGGTAAAAACAAGATTAAGAAGGGCGCGGGTGCAATTGAAGCTGAAAATAGAGGAAGGGGAAGACTTCAGTGAATTCGCTTAA
- a CDS encoding sigma-70 family RNA polymerase sigma factor: MLTNEQMHELMDTYSPYLLQISYMYVKDFSAAEDIVQDVFIHYFKTAEQFEGRSSIKTYLTRMTIHKCTDYLRSWASRKRTLTKLLGQKPKVSYEIDTRIEHSPLMRQVLSLPFKYRESILLFYYEEMTTQEIAQLLSLSENTVKTRLRRARELLKERTATQSWEELADE, from the coding sequence ATGTTAACGAATGAACAAATGCATGAATTGATGGACACCTACAGTCCGTATTTATTGCAAATAAGCTATATGTACGTGAAGGACTTTTCTGCAGCAGAAGATATCGTACAAGATGTATTTATCCATTATTTTAAAACAGCTGAACAATTTGAAGGGCGATCTAGCATTAAAACGTATTTAACGAGAATGACCATACATAAGTGCACGGATTATTTACGTAGCTGGGCTTCACGAAAACGTACATTAACGAAGCTTTTAGGACAAAAACCTAAAGTATCCTATGAAATTGACACACGTATCGAGCATAGTCCGTTAATGAGGCAGGTGCTAAGCTTGCCGTTTAAATACCGAGAAAGTATTTTACTCTTTTATTATGAAGAAATGACGACGCAAGAAATAGCTCAACTCCTTAGTCTTTCTGAAAATACAGTGAAGACAAGGTTACGTAGGGCAAGGGAGCTATTGAAGGAGCGTACAGCAACACAAAGTTGGGAGGAACTTGCAGATGAATAA
- a CDS encoding ABC transporter ATP-binding protein has product MKIFDYERILTKEQLKTASGKKKKGGRADNWKYTLKRILDFVAEQKILLIIVILLVVASSVLALIGPFIIGRLTDRFIDGSTFNELHIWLYGLALIYFLYGLASYFQNYWMVSIAQQTVYRIRTKLYGQFFKLPLRFFDKRKHGELMSRATNDIETISATLNSAFIQVVSSILTLTGTVAVMLWLSPLLTLITLIIVPLMFYGMRWITKRTSLLFKQQQAAIGEMNGLIEESITGQHVVKAFSQEEEMLRQFDEKNNRIRNVGFWSLTYSGFIPKVMNTLNSLSFAIVAFVGGLFAYYGHISIGTIVIFTEYARQFTRPLNDLANQFNTVLSALAGAERVFLIMDEEEDKMDGEKVALQGNVAFQNVSFQYEQDAKTPTLSNVSFTIKAGQSVALIGQTGAGKTTILQLLTGLYEKTAGEILFDGKQIDVISKASLREQMAFVLQDPFLFDMSVKENIRYGRLDATDEEVIEAAQKANAHSFIEKLPEGYDTILSSDGNQISQGQKQLISIARAFVANPKILLLDEATSSIDTVTELHIQAALENLMEGRTSFIIAHRLNTIRKVDYVIVLNQGKIIEHGARQALLEQQGVFGQMINK; this is encoded by the coding sequence ATGAAAATCTTTGATTATGAGAGAATCCTTACAAAGGAACAACTAAAAACGGCTAGTGGCAAAAAGAAGAAAGGTGGGCGTGCAGATAACTGGAAATATACATTAAAGCGTATTCTTGATTTTGTAGCTGAACAAAAAATACTATTAATAATTGTCATTTTGCTAGTTGTGGCAAGCTCTGTTCTCGCCTTAATTGGTCCCTTTATTATCGGACGCTTAACCGACCGATTTATTGATGGTAGTACATTTAATGAGCTACACATTTGGCTTTATGGATTAGCACTTATTTATTTCCTGTACGGCTTAGCAAGCTATTTCCAAAACTACTGGATGGTCAGCATTGCGCAGCAAACCGTATACCGTATACGAACGAAGCTTTATGGACAATTCTTTAAGCTACCGTTACGCTTTTTTGATAAGCGCAAACACGGGGAATTAATGAGCCGCGCAACAAATGACATTGAAACAATTAGTGCGACATTAAATAGCGCATTTATTCAAGTTGTCTCGAGTATTTTAACATTAACGGGGACCGTCGCTGTTATGCTTTGGTTAAGTCCTTTGCTTACGCTCATTACGTTAATTATTGTTCCTCTCATGTTTTACGGAATGCGTTGGATTACGAAAAGAACAAGTCTTCTTTTTAAACAGCAACAAGCCGCAATTGGTGAGATGAATGGATTAATTGAAGAGTCAATTACAGGGCAGCATGTCGTTAAAGCCTTTTCCCAAGAAGAGGAAATGCTTCGCCAATTTGATGAAAAAAATAACCGTATTCGCAACGTCGGCTTTTGGAGCTTAACATACTCAGGCTTTATCCCAAAGGTTATGAATACTTTAAACAGCTTAAGCTTTGCTATTGTAGCGTTTGTCGGTGGTTTATTTGCGTATTATGGACATATTTCAATTGGGACCATTGTTATTTTTACAGAATATGCGCGCCAATTTACACGACCACTTAATGATTTAGCGAACCAATTTAATACAGTACTTTCAGCCTTAGCGGGTGCAGAGCGCGTATTTTTAATTATGGATGAAGAAGAGGATAAAATGGATGGAGAGAAAGTGGCGCTTCAAGGCAATGTGGCGTTTCAAAATGTTTCATTTCAATATGAGCAGGATGCAAAAACGCCTACTCTTTCTAATGTATCCTTTACCATTAAGGCTGGACAGTCTGTTGCATTGATTGGTCAAACAGGTGCTGGGAAAACGACAATTCTTCAACTGTTAACCGGTCTATACGAAAAAACAGCTGGAGAGATACTATTCGACGGAAAGCAAATAGACGTCATTTCAAAGGCTTCGTTACGTGAACAAATGGCCTTCGTGCTACAGGATCCGTTTTTATTTGATATGTCTGTAAAGGAAAATATTCGCTACGGTCGTTTAGATGCGACGGATGAGGAAGTTATCGAAGCGGCACAGAAAGCGAATGCCCACAGCTTTATTGAAAAACTCCCTGAAGGATATGACACCATTTTGTCCTCAGATGGCAATCAAATTTCTCAAGGACAAAAGCAGCTCATATCGATTGCTCGAGCCTTTGTTGCAAATCCGAAAATTTTATTGTTAGATGAAGCAACTAGTAGCATTGATACGGTGACAGAACTGCATATTCAAGCAGCACTTGAAAACTTGATGGAAGGTCGCACAAGCTTTATTATTGCGCACCGCTTAAACACCATTCGTAAAGTTGACTATGTCATTGTACTAAATCAAGGTAAAATCATCGAGCACGGTGCACGCCAAGCATTACTTGAACAGCAAGGTGTATTTGGTCAAATGATCAATAAATGA
- a CDS encoding CPBP family intramembrane glutamic endopeptidase, which translates to MDLSNLKKFKIRWFVVFAFLLFIGMFIISIFAISVQGIQEWITLFVSIGLLAYVLYQSKKHQFVYSEAELPRAMSAKSWGKYLTLTASLQLIAVMIGTFLLMLVYLQFENWIRDLMEFILVDEAVETPIFVFVLFFINVCILAPLWEELFFRGILLRRFMLKWSPQKSIIISSLLFGIIHLNPINVVFAFFLGCVLAFVYLKTKSIIVPMILHSFSNFLAFIQYYLSNQTTAISLPTSEDAQFAILVSGIAIVVLGSVILFFIVKYYKSFRSFTYQNENSDILV; encoded by the coding sequence ATGGACTTAAGCAACTTAAAAAAATTCAAAATACGATGGTTTGTTGTATTTGCATTTTTATTGTTCATTGGGATGTTCATCATTTCAATATTTGCGATTTCGGTACAAGGGATCCAGGAATGGATTACTTTGTTCGTTTCAATTGGGTTATTAGCGTATGTTTTATACCAATCAAAAAAGCATCAGTTTGTTTATAGTGAAGCGGAGCTACCACGGGCAATGTCTGCCAAAAGCTGGGGCAAATATTTAACGTTAACTGCGAGTTTGCAGTTAATAGCGGTGATGATTGGTACCTTTTTATTGATGCTCGTTTATCTTCAATTTGAAAACTGGATTCGTGATCTAATGGAATTTATATTAGTTGATGAAGCCGTTGAAACGCCAATCTTCGTTTTTGTACTGTTTTTTATCAATGTATGTATTTTAGCCCCACTCTGGGAGGAACTCTTTTTTAGAGGCATTTTATTAAGAAGGTTTATGCTGAAGTGGAGTCCGCAAAAAAGTATTATTATCTCGTCACTTTTATTTGGCATAATTCATTTGAACCCAATTAATGTTGTATTTGCCTTTTTCCTTGGCTGTGTGTTAGCCTTTGTGTATTTAAAAACAAAATCCATTATCGTACCCATGATTTTACATAGCTTTAGTAACTTTTTAGCCTTTATCCAATACTATTTATCAAATCAAACAACGGCAATTTCCTTACCAACATCAGAGGATGCGCAGTTTGCAATTTTAGTGAGCGGGATTGCGATCGTCGTTTTAGGCAGTGTTATTCTTTTCTTTATTGTGAAGTATTATAAAAGCTTCCGTAGCTTTACTTATCAAAATGAAAACTCCGACATCCTCGTATAG
- a CDS encoding sensor histidine kinase yields MKLSTKVNILSTFLTSIILIGSFTGIYFLYKELAYTTEAEQLQERSFELATAISSLATTQDIDTVFRAYIPTDGAIFVKDTAGKNLIRLQTTSKNIEFAPHEEEHYSIQTIDDIPHIALATPMIWPDQQVVETILIQPLPTIPENLSRLKLIFVLMTLIALLPIFFAGQLLIRYIVKPVQQMTDTMEHNIRNSSFEQINAKKRSKDELANMANTYNELMAQIEQQHERQQQFVGNASHELKTPLTVIESYAKLLNRRGTENKEITKEALTAIIGEAENMKAMIEQMLALAKTSEMTIVTNTKISLQPFLQAIAHNFHQAYYREVHVECPEIELVSDEAKLKQLLFIFLDNARKYSEQEISITVQRLPKNNVEIQIIDQGVGIPRADIPHLFQRFYRVDKDRNRKTGGVGIGLSIAHEIAKQLLASIHVKSDVGQGTTISIKIPLNGGQKNEYKA; encoded by the coding sequence ATGAAGCTTAGTACAAAAGTAAATATCCTATCTACTTTCCTTACCTCGATTATTTTAATCGGAAGCTTTACCGGGATCTATTTTTTATATAAGGAGCTTGCCTATACAACAGAAGCGGAACAACTACAGGAACGCTCCTTTGAATTGGCAACTGCCATTAGTTCCCTTGCAACGACACAGGATATTGATACGGTTTTTCGTGCGTACATCCCTACTGATGGGGCAATTTTTGTAAAGGATACGGCAGGAAAAAACTTAATCCGATTGCAAACAACTTCCAAAAACATCGAATTTGCACCGCATGAAGAGGAACATTATTCAATACAGACGATTGATGATATCCCCCATATTGCACTAGCAACGCCGATGATTTGGCCCGATCAACAAGTAGTAGAAACCATATTGATTCAACCGCTCCCAACGATTCCAGAAAATTTATCTCGACTAAAGCTGATCTTTGTATTAATGACGCTCATTGCCCTACTACCGATATTTTTTGCTGGTCAACTATTGATTCGCTATATCGTCAAGCCCGTTCAGCAAATGACCGATACAATGGAACACAATATCCGAAATTCAAGCTTTGAACAAATTAACGCGAAAAAACGCTCAAAAGATGAGCTTGCGAACATGGCGAACACATATAATGAATTGATGGCACAAATTGAACAGCAGCATGAACGCCAACAGCAATTTGTCGGTAATGCTTCACACGAATTAAAAACCCCGTTAACCGTTATTGAAAGCTATGCGAAGCTACTGAATCGTCGAGGTACTGAAAATAAAGAAATCACAAAGGAAGCGTTAACTGCTATTATTGGGGAAGCGGAAAATATGAAGGCGATGATTGAACAAATGCTCGCACTGGCAAAAACGTCCGAAATGACAATTGTGACAAATACAAAAATTTCCTTACAGCCCTTTTTACAAGCGATTGCACATAACTTTCATCAAGCTTATTACCGTGAAGTACATGTAGAATGTCCTGAAATTGAGCTTGTTTCGGATGAAGCTAAGCTTAAGCAGCTACTCTTTATCTTTTTAGACAATGCGCGAAAATATAGTGAACAAGAAATTTCTATTACTGTGCAGCGTCTCCCTAAAAATAATGTAGAAATCCAAATTATTGATCAAGGTGTAGGCATTCCAAGAGCTGATATTCCGCATTTATTCCAACGTTTTTATCGGGTCGATAAAGATCGTAATCGTAAAACAGGTGGTGTTGGCATTGGCCTTTCGATTGCCCATGAAATTGCTAAGCAGCTTCTTGCTTCAATACACGTAAAGAGCGACGTCGGGCAAGGTACGACTATTTCTATTAAAATTCCATTGAACGGAGGGCAAAAAAATGAATATAAAGCGTAA
- a CDS encoding YfiT family bacillithiol transferase, which yields MDVKYPIGQLQVPENVTLQNIQEWLKEIETYTIRLRETVDLIPDESLNKTYREGAWTVRQLVHHIADSQLNMYQRLKLALTDENPTVPPFDEEKWAIQPDTKLPVESSIKMLEGINARIVSLGQSLTEEQLDRAFTHQINGKIKVAAKIAKLAWHEEHHLAQIKIALSK from the coding sequence ATGGATGTGAAATACCCAATTGGACAATTACAAGTACCTGAAAATGTTACGTTACAAAATATTCAAGAATGGTTAAAAGAAATCGAGACTTACACGATTCGCCTAAGAGAAACGGTCGATTTAATACCGGACGAAAGTTTAAATAAAACATATCGTGAAGGAGCTTGGACGGTTCGCCAACTTGTCCATCACATTGCAGACTCTCAGCTGAACATGTATCAGCGTTTAAAGCTCGCTTTAACAGATGAGAATCCAACAGTTCCCCCTTTTGATGAAGAAAAGTGGGCTATCCAACCAGATACAAAACTTCCTGTAGAAAGTTCGATTAAAATGTTAGAAGGAATAAATGCACGTATTGTATCTTTAGGTCAGAGTTTAACCGAAGAACAATTAGATCGAGCTTTTACCCATCAGATTAACGGTAAAATTAAGGTTGCAGCTAAAATAGCAAAATTAGCTTGGCATGAGGAACATCACTTAGCCCAAATAAAAATCGCCTTATCAAAATAA
- a CDS encoding ABC transporter ATP-binding protein: MKTVFQFVKRYKIAALLALFLMFLELLSDLIQPLFMARMINEGLLEENLHNVAFWGGCLFILTLFSFLSGILNSYFSSHVAHSFGFDLRKALYAKIQSLTMATYLTFPTSGLITRLTSDVTQTMNIVFMMLRIAMKAPLMAIGSLVMAFFINAKMALILCVSFPFLVIFLVWMISIGIKLFAQVQNRLDGVNRQLQEGLQAVRLIKAYMRGQYEEGRFQSVAEKLKLDTMKATRVMEIALPILQFAMNISLLVVIWVGAQLIDTSSILVGDLVAIINYAFRMTAAFSIFSFIIIAYARAKASAERIEEILTINDGTEEIQKNHAPVLPEFSIRFDNVSFSYPGAKENTLHSLSFSIESGEKIAIMGATGSGKSTILQLIEKFYATSDGEIYINNQNIKEIPLQQLRSSIAYVPQQSLLFSGTILDNLKWGQKEASFEQCIEATTKAQIHEAIEHFELGYETVVGQKGVNLSGGQKQRLAISRALLKPASLLILDDSTSALDVNTEKRLWQALDQEQMTMLVVTQKIHTAKTADRILLLNEGQIDGFGTHEELLKANALYKQIVASQQEVLPS, translated from the coding sequence ATGAAAACAGTCTTTCAATTTGTTAAGCGTTACAAAATAGCAGCACTACTTGCCCTATTTCTTATGTTTTTAGAGCTGCTATCCGATTTGATTCAACCGCTCTTTATGGCACGAATGATTAATGAAGGTTTATTAGAAGAAAACTTACATAATGTAGCCTTTTGGGGTGGATGTTTATTCATCTTAACTTTATTTTCATTTTTAAGTGGTATACTTAATTCCTACTTTTCATCTCACGTCGCGCATAGCTTTGGCTTTGATTTGCGCAAGGCACTCTATGCAAAAATTCAATCGCTAACGATGGCGACGTACTTAACCTTTCCTACATCAGGACTAATTACCCGATTAACTAGTGACGTTACGCAAACGATGAATATTGTCTTTATGATGCTTCGTATTGCAATGAAGGCCCCATTAATGGCTATTGGTTCGCTTGTTATGGCCTTTTTCATTAATGCAAAAATGGCATTAATTTTATGTGTGAGCTTTCCATTCCTTGTTATTTTTCTCGTTTGGATGATTTCAATCGGCATAAAATTATTTGCCCAAGTTCAAAACCGCTTAGACGGGGTGAATAGGCAATTACAAGAGGGCTTACAAGCAGTACGATTAATTAAAGCGTACATGCGTGGTCAATATGAAGAAGGTCGTTTCCAATCCGTAGCTGAAAAGTTAAAGCTTGATACGATGAAAGCAACCCGTGTCATGGAAATCGCCTTGCCAATTTTGCAATTTGCCATGAATATTAGTTTACTTGTTGTTATATGGGTAGGTGCACAGCTTATTGATACAAGCAGCATTCTTGTTGGAGATTTAGTAGCAATTATTAACTACGCATTTCGAATGACAGCTGCTTTTTCGATTTTCTCATTCATCATTATAGCTTATGCTCGCGCGAAAGCTTCAGCAGAGCGTATTGAGGAGATTTTGACAATTAATGACGGTACGGAAGAAATACAGAAAAATCATGCACCTGTTTTACCGGAGTTTTCGATTCGCTTTGACAATGTCTCTTTCTCTTATCCAGGAGCAAAAGAAAATACATTACACAGCCTATCTTTTTCAATCGAATCTGGAGAAAAAATTGCCATTATGGGGGCTACTGGCTCAGGAAAGTCCACTATTTTACAGCTCATTGAAAAGTTTTACGCAACGAGCGATGGCGAAATCTATATTAATAATCAAAATATAAAGGAGATCCCATTACAACAGTTACGAAGCTCGATTGCATACGTACCACAACAGTCTTTATTGTTCTCTGGAACGATTTTAGATAATTTAAAGTGGGGACAAAAGGAGGCATCCTTTGAACAATGTATCGAGGCAACGACAAAAGCACAAATTCATGAGGCAATTGAACATTTTGAATTAGGCTATGAAACCGTTGTTGGACAAAAAGGTGTCAATTTATCTGGTGGTCAGAAGCAACGTCTTGCTATTTCTCGTGCATTATTAAAACCTGCCTCTCTTCTTATATTGGATGATAGTACATCGGCACTTGATGTAAATACAGAAAAACGTTTATGGCAAGCACTCGATCAAGAACAAATGACAATGCTTGTCGTTACACAAAAAATTCATACAGCAAAAACTGCCGACCGTATTTTATTGCTCAATGAAGGACAAATTGATGGTTTTGGTACCCATGAGGAGCTGTTAAAAGCAAATGCACTTTATAAACAAATTGTCGCTTCACAGCAGGAGGTGCTTCCATCATGA
- a CDS encoding DUF1385 domain-containing protein, protein MFTGQDHMVTAIRRNDNSIDYFHVKKEKKPIYQKLKKIPFVRGVIALIESAGFGSRHLQFASDRYDVNPGEEQLEEGEEPSKLMMILGVAVIGVLSFLFGKFVFTLVPMFMAEFLKPWFPGKTVQIFIETGFKLVLLLAYLQIISMTPLIKRVFQYHGAEHKVINCYEAGLELTVENVQKQSRLHYRCGSSFILFTVIVGMFTYFFVPVDPLWVRLVSRILLIPVVIGISFEVLQATNAVRDIPVLRFLGYPGLWLQLLTTKEPKDEMVEVAIASFEKLHEVEKNPEIAMTLAHD, encoded by the coding sequence ATGTTTACTGGACAGGATCATATGGTGACGGCGATTCGCCGTAATGACAACTCCATTGATTACTTCCATGTAAAAAAAGAGAAGAAACCAATTTATCAAAAGCTAAAGAAAATTCCATTCGTACGTGGTGTGATCGCCTTAATCGAATCGGCAGGTTTTGGTTCTCGCCATTTACAATTTGCATCAGATCGCTACGATGTAAATCCTGGTGAGGAACAGCTTGAAGAAGGTGAAGAGCCTTCCAAGCTCATGATGATTCTTGGTGTTGCTGTGATCGGCGTGCTGTCGTTTTTATTTGGTAAGTTCGTTTTCACACTTGTACCAATGTTCATGGCAGAATTTTTAAAGCCATGGTTTCCAGGAAAAACTGTACAAATTTTTATCGAAACTGGCTTTAAGCTCGTTTTACTATTAGCTTATTTACAAATTATATCGATGACACCGTTAATAAAACGTGTGTTCCAATATCACGGCGCCGAGCATAAAGTGATTAACTGTTATGAAGCAGGTTTAGAGTTAACGGTAGAAAATGTACAAAAGCAATCACGTCTACATTATCGCTGCGGTTCTAGCTTCATTTTATTTACTGTTATCGTTGGAATGTTTACTTACTTCTTTGTACCTGTTGATCCACTTTGGGTACGTTTAGTTAGTCGTATTTTATTAATTCCTGTCGTAATTGGTATTTCCTTTGAGGTGTTACAAGCGACAAACGCAGTACGTGATATTCCAGTGCTTCGTTTTTTAGGCTATCCAGGTTTATGGCTTCAATTGTTAACAACGAAAGAACCTAAAGATGAAATGGTCGAAGTGGCCATCGCTTCATTCGAAAAATTACATGAAGTTGAAAAAAACCCTGAAATTGCTATGACTCTAGCACATGATTAA